In Paenarthrobacter sp. GOM3, a single window of DNA contains:
- a CDS encoding FAD-dependent oxidoreductase: MPEYTPSTDVLVVGGGMAGLAGALALRENGANVTLVERAPEFGEVGAGLQMAPNASRVLKRWGLLEKALEIGVQPKHLVFRDAITGEELTRQSLRGEFEERYGAPYVVIHRSDLHRVLLEGCEAAGVKLVNDVMVDSVETLNGRGIVHTAAGVDYEADVVIGADGLKSTLRPLVAADEPVSSAYVAYRGTVPITAETPATDLEDVVVYLGPDCHLVQYPLRKGELLNTVAVFKSPSFERGEEQYGGVDELQAAYKDCVPAVQAALANLGTSIRWPMYDRDPIENWVAGRMVLMGDAAHPMLQYLAQGACQALEDAAVLQDVSAGTVFTADGANPSAWDDAIAEFNKVRAARTARVQRTARVWGESWHVSGLARTLRNLLFKSRKDNDFQYNDWLYGQAGEGLPAAEAPRVASQLPA; encoded by the coding sequence ATGCCTGAGTACACCCCGTCCACCGATGTCCTGGTTGTGGGAGGAGGGATGGCCGGCCTGGCCGGCGCCCTGGCCCTCCGCGAGAATGGCGCCAACGTAACGCTCGTGGAGCGCGCCCCCGAATTCGGCGAGGTTGGCGCTGGCCTGCAGATGGCCCCGAACGCCTCCCGCGTTCTGAAGCGCTGGGGTTTGCTGGAGAAGGCCTTGGAGATCGGAGTCCAGCCGAAGCACCTCGTGTTCCGCGACGCCATCACGGGTGAAGAGCTGACCCGCCAGTCGCTGCGCGGGGAATTCGAGGAGCGCTACGGCGCCCCCTATGTGGTCATTCACCGCAGCGATCTTCACCGCGTACTCCTCGAAGGATGTGAAGCGGCGGGCGTGAAGCTGGTCAACGACGTCATGGTGGACAGCGTGGAAACCCTGAACGGACGGGGCATCGTTCACACTGCGGCCGGTGTCGATTATGAAGCTGACGTAGTGATTGGCGCTGACGGCCTGAAATCCACGCTGCGTCCCCTGGTGGCCGCCGATGAGCCGGTCTCCTCGGCCTACGTCGCCTACCGCGGCACGGTTCCCATCACCGCCGAGACCCCCGCCACCGACCTCGAAGACGTGGTGGTCTACCTCGGACCGGATTGCCACCTGGTGCAGTACCCGCTCCGCAAAGGCGAACTTCTGAATACTGTCGCTGTCTTCAAATCCCCCTCCTTCGAGCGGGGTGAAGAACAGTACGGGGGAGTGGACGAGCTCCAGGCCGCCTACAAGGACTGTGTCCCCGCCGTCCAAGCCGCCCTCGCGAACCTCGGCACCAGCATCCGTTGGCCCATGTACGACCGCGACCCCATCGAAAACTGGGTTGCCGGCCGCATGGTCCTCATGGGCGACGCCGCCCACCCGATGCTCCAGTACCTCGCCCAAGGCGCGTGCCAGGCACTCGAAGATGCCGCCGTGCTGCAGGACGTCAGCGCCGGCACCGTCTTCACCGCCGACGGCGCCAACCCGTCCGCGTGGGACGACGCCATCGCGGAATTCAACAAGGTCCGGGCCGCCCGCACAGCCCGGGTCCAGCGAACGGCCCGCGTATGGGGCGAATCCTGGCATGTTTCGGGTCTGGCGCGGACGCTCCGAAACCTGCTGTTCAAGAGCCGCAAGGACAACGACTTCCAATACAACGACTGGCTGTACGGCCAGGCCGGCGAAGGACTGCCGGCCGCGGAGGCCCCGCGGGTAGCCAGCCAGCTTCCCGCCTGA